From one Phocaeicola salanitronis DSM 18170 genomic stretch:
- a CDS encoding glycoside hydrolase family 10 protein: MRQKLRYTILALLLFPFLTAFAQTAPKYEIRATWLTTLGGMDWPSHKAVSPQGIERQKAELCHILDQLKQANFNTVLFQTRLRGDVIYPSAFEPFAESLTGTEGKHPGYDPLKFAIEECHRRGMELHAWLVAIPIGNTRQIRMLGKNALTRKHPSLCRQFKGSWYLDPGNPGTDEYLANIVREIVSGYDVDGIHLDYIRYPEQGERFPDQSTYRKYGKRQGLTQWRRDNITRIVRRIYTEVKSMKPWVKVSSSPIGKYRDTERYSSHGWNAYEEVYQDAQQWLKEGIHDALFPMMYFQGNHFYPFALDWKENAYGRWIVPGLGIYFLHPKEQDWQLDEVIRQIYFIRSIGLDGQAYFRTRFLLDNTKSVFDELRQHFYPLPALVPPMTWTDSIAPAKPQEPSFTLLDRGIRFRWEASTDNLSPVYYRLYASDTYPVDTRNPLNLIAPRIEDTRYTYVPEVPWQEYLYWAVTAVDRCGNESEPLEFFQLTNYE; the protein is encoded by the coding sequence ATGAGACAAAAGCTACGATATACGATTCTCGCCCTGCTGCTCTTCCCCTTCCTCACCGCTTTCGCGCAAACAGCCCCGAAATACGAGATACGCGCCACGTGGCTCACTACGCTGGGCGGTATGGACTGGCCCAGCCATAAAGCCGTCTCCCCCCAAGGCATCGAACGCCAGAAGGCCGAACTATGCCATATCCTTGACCAGCTGAAACAAGCCAACTTCAATACGGTACTTTTCCAAACCCGCCTGCGGGGAGACGTAATCTACCCCTCGGCATTCGAGCCTTTCGCCGAATCGCTGACGGGTACCGAAGGCAAGCATCCCGGCTACGACCCATTGAAATTCGCCATAGAAGAATGCCACCGGCGGGGCATGGAACTGCATGCCTGGCTCGTGGCTATCCCCATCGGGAACACCCGCCAGATACGGATGCTTGGGAAAAACGCCCTGACCCGCAAACACCCCTCGCTCTGCAGGCAATTCAAGGGAAGCTGGTACCTAGACCCGGGCAATCCCGGAACGGATGAATATCTGGCAAACATCGTGCGCGAAATCGTATCCGGATACGATGTGGACGGCATCCATCTCGATTACATCCGGTACCCCGAGCAGGGGGAACGCTTCCCCGACCAAAGCACATACCGCAAGTATGGGAAACGGCAAGGCCTGACACAATGGCGGCGGGACAACATCACACGTATCGTGCGCCGGATATATACCGAAGTCAAGTCGATGAAACCGTGGGTAAAGGTAAGCAGCTCGCCCATCGGCAAATACCGCGATACGGAACGCTATTCTTCGCACGGCTGGAACGCCTATGAAGAGGTGTATCAGGACGCCCAGCAATGGCTGAAAGAAGGCATCCACGACGCACTTTTCCCCATGATGTATTTCCAAGGAAACCACTTTTACCCGTTTGCCCTCGACTGGAAAGAGAATGCATACGGGCGGTGGATTGTGCCCGGACTGGGCATCTACTTCCTGCACCCCAAAGAACAGGACTGGCAACTGGACGAAGTCATCCGGCAAATCTATTTCATCCGTTCCATCGGGCTGGACGGACAGGCTTACTTCCGTACCCGCTTCCTGCTCGACAATACCAAAAGCGTATTCGACGAGCTGAGGCAACATTTCTACCCGCTTCCGGCACTCGTCCCGCCCATGACATGGACGGACAGCATCGCACCTGCCAAGCCCCAAGAGCCGTCTTTCACGCTTTTAGACCGAGGCATCCGTTTCCGCTGGGAAGCCTCTACCGATAACCTCTCGCCGGTATATTACCGCCTCTATGCGTCGGACACTTATCCGGTAGACACGCGGAACCCCCTCAACCTGATTGCCCCACGCATCGAGGACACCCGCTACACCTATGTGCCCGAAGTGCCTTGGCAAGAATACCTCTATTGGGCGGTGACCGCCGTAGACCGGTGCGGGAACGAAAGCGAACCGCTGGAATTTTTCCAATTGACAAATTATGAATAG